DNA from Toxoplasma gondii ME49 chromosome X, whole genome shotgun sequence:
GTCCAGTCTTCGGAGTCTGGCGGCCGCGCGACGCGCCTGCGCGACAGGGCAGACGCGCGAGTGACGCCCCTCGATCAGGTGCTCGGCGAAGCCTGGGGTGTACGCGAGAGCCTGAAGCACCGAGTTCATGAAGCACAAAGAGCTTGGGTTCCGCAGACCTGCGCCGGCTTGCCGCGCTTGCGTCCAGAAGGGTGGCGGGAGGGCCTCGCGCGGGAAGAGCCACTGGGAGACCGGCAGCGTCGGTGGACGCGGAACGGCTTGGCGGAGCGCGCCCCCCGCGACGAGGTTCGCAGCCGAGGGCACAAAGTTgatttttctctcggctAAAGCCACGACGACGGCGTCCGAGGTTGTCTGCGCTGTCCGCGTCCCTTTGCgcgcagaaggcgcagcgCAGACTCTCGACGCAAGCTCCGGAGGCGGCTCCCTAGCCTCCCGCCCCGATACGGCGACGGCCACCATCCTAGAGCTGGACGaagggagcagaaggagaagggagaaagctGGAGGAGACCTAGAGGAGACctagaggagacagggcaggagaggggagagacagagagacggccTGGAAGCGGGGAAGGGAGAATCATGCAGTTACACACAAATACAGACGTAGATGGATGcgggggggaggggaggggactggagagagaggagaaggaacatcaagagagaggaagagaagaaagcactTGTACgcgaaaagaggagaaagataGTGGGGGAGAAACGCCAGCAGCTTGAGGTTCAAGGTGACTGCGGAAGCTCcccagagagcagagagagaagagtgagtCACCCGAGAAACAGCAGGCTGACTCAGACCCCGAAAGTCGAGAGGATGGGAGTTGAAGGCCAGTTCGACGTCCCGATTTCGCGAATTTCGAACTCCACTCCGCGCGAAAAAGCTTCTGGGGCTTCGCTGTCTGAATCGCAAAGAAGTCGAAAAGTCGCGGAAACATCGAGAGGGTCGCAAAGAAGTCAAGAAGCCGCCGGGAcagtctctttctctccgggCACGCGCGCGTCTCCCCAACAGCGCTGGGGTTGTCCGCTGAGGGGAACCGCGCGGAAGAAGGGAGCGAAGTAAACGGAGAActcgcttttttcgtttccagaaaatgcacacagagacaggcggcgcagaaaaagcagaaaaggagacacaaaggATCTCCTCTCAGCGCCTCCGGGCGCGCCCCCGCGCGCGTGGTACGTACGTCGAGCGGCGAGTCTTCTGTGGGATGCGAGAGCCCGCCAGAGCTCCAGGCTCAAGAGCAGGTGGAGCATGGCGAGCACAGCAacttcgtcctctttcctGATCGTCTCTACAAAACGCCGCAGAGGTGTCAGGAGCAAAGAACAGAGTGCAAAAACAGCTCCAGTCAGACCGCAGTCAGCGAAGtgaccgagagagagaggagggcgaACGTCGAAGCTCGCGAGTCTTTCATCCACGGGGCTTCCCTCCAAGCTCTGAAAAGAGCCCAGCGAACGCGACGAGCGACGAAACGGCTGCTGGAGACCAGTTCCAAAGTTCGAAACAGCGCAGAAACGCTACTCACCTGCTGACATATACACGCTCGGTCGACCTGTCTCATTGCCCCTCACACAGGACACCGCAGCTATACACCTTCTCTTGGTttttgcctcttcgtcgccgttGTCTTCCACacctcttgtctctcgtcgAGTTCGTagcgccttcttctgacTCGCTTCTTCAGCCTCTCTGTAatgttgctgtctcctccaatTTTCGGTATGGTCTCTCGctactctcttctcttcaattgcttatatatatatatatatatatatatatgtagagcTAGAGATAGAGATCGATCTGTTCAGACGCCCAGCTTCTCCGTCTGAATACTGCGCTTTCCTTTTTTGGTGGTTGTGCCTCGACAgagtctgtgtctccgttctccttGCGTCATTGTTGCAGTGCACCTCTGAGGAAGAGTTAAAGCATGTTCTTGTCAGTTCGagtcgagacagaaggggagagaagagaggaaaggacgcACATTCGGTGGGTTccagagaaggggaagaaaggggGGCAGACACATACTAACTTGAGAAAGGGCGACTCGCTTTTGACGAGCCGAACGTGAGAAACAGCATTCAACAGAAAGCACCCTGGATCCTGCACAAGCAAGAACGCATGTCGTGAAGGCGCGTTTACCGCAAATGAGCTCAACACCTGGTGGAGACGTGAGGCGGAAAACCAACCAGAAAACTAAGACCTGGAAACTTTAGAGAATGCTAAAGCAGAGGCTCTGCGTTTTTTAAATGGGAGGGTTAATCCACGGCATTCGCACTCTCTCGAAGGAGGCCAGCCGGGGCCAGCTTATGAATAAGAAGCTCTCGGTTTCTTTCGAATGCACAACCAATTcgggaagaaaacgcaacTCACTTTTCAGTTGTCGTGGGTGGTAAACactgaagaggaaaacaagaaagggCATCCTGCTTTCATTAACGTCACATATACTGGGGTCGTACCTGCACGATATCTTCCTGTATTTTATATGCCGTGTAAACGGTAGATTATCACCGTATACAACTGATTTTACGAACTGTAACAACTCGCTTCCGCCGTCGCTTCGCGTTTGATTTAACCACACCTTAGAGAGGTCCCTTCTTTTTACAGCAGGCAAACAGTCAGACTCAAAGCAAAGTGCATTTGGTTGATGATGAGGTACTTTTAAAACTCTGAAAACCCCCCAATTCAGGTAAAGCTTACAGTCGCAAAGTGCACCAGAAATGCGGAGCAAAGAGACTCCCGAAAACAACTGCAGAaacaaggcgaagaaagaagcgcgataagggaaaaggaaaaacagcaaGCGACACACCAAATCGAGGGGAGTGCGTTCGACGCAAAACGCGTGACTAAGGAGCCCAGTTGTTTACATGCAACAAGCGTTTGTGTGTCAGTGCTGGCTTCAGATAGCTCGACGCAGAAAGGGATTGAGGACTTCGgttcttgcatgcagagaaacctTCTCTTACGGTTCAGCACTGCTGCACCCTTCTCAGGTTCGTTGGCGTTTGCTGGAGAAATAATAACCGGGCGACGGAAGAAGCCCACAGCGGAAGCAAAGTCCGACAGAACGCATTCGCTCCCGTCTTAGATCTAAGAtaagaaagaggaaaggtcGATTTCCTGCGTATCCGCCCAGCTACCACTCCActtctctggagaaagcCTCAAAAATGCCAACTTGTTTGATGCACGTTTGTAAAACTGCCCCTGTTCCAAGGCAGAAGATCTCTGTGGAACGGGAACAACGAAAACCGTTCTCTCGGTCTAGGAGGTACAACACTCATAGTTATGCGCCATGCAGGGAGGCATGTTACACTACGCCACACATTCTCTTGGTATTGCTTTTCCACGCAGTCTCGCGTTGCTATGATGTTTACTCTCTCAATGCCGGATCACGCATGCAAGCGACGCGGTGACACTGGCTCTCCCTTTTTGCGTCCCGCGTTTTTGTTCGACCTACTTATACTCCTCGAGACAGCAACAGGCATCTGTCTGAGTCGAGGACATTCTTGCTAGTATCCCTGTGTCTCCACATGTATCTATCTTTCTAGATCTATCCATCTGTCTATCTCTCCTTCTGTATCTATCTGTGTGTCTAGTCTCTCGCGTGTATCTATCGGTGTCGATCTAAccctctcccccttctctcttctgtttccttggTTCCCTGCCGAGTTCGCTCTTGCGCGAGTAACGTTGACATCCGTTCCTCAAAATGAAGAgtgctcgcttcttcgtcggttGTCTCCGATGCTCCGGTCTACAGACAGCCCCCGGCAGCGCAGTGGCAGAGCAGATTTCGGCTCGCACAGAAGCAGGGACGTCACCCTTTGAGGAATTCAGGAAGCACAAGGCCAGGAGGCGGTTCAGCACTcagacgcagcagaaaggaggaagcaacAAAGAGTGCCAAGCTCGACAGGGAATGGCCGACGCAAGCGAGACAGCATCCCGtgaagaaggacagaaagaagcgtcTTTCTTGCGTTGCCATGCAGgtgtggagaaaacgaatgtCGACACCCAGCTCGCCAGCGATTCTGCACGCTTACATGGACGAGAAACGGTCGCTCGTTCTCCAACGAGAGAGTCTCGCAACGGCTCAGGcagaacaggaaggagagatTCGCTCGAAGGCAGAACTCTGGATTTCTTGTGTAAACAAATCGTGTGGTGTTCGTTGTCTAGCTGCAGTTGGTGTCTGGCTGGTCTTGCACGCCCTGAGAAAAGGTACGGACACGGAGAGCTTGACCGCAGTGCCGTTAAAACGATGAAAAGGATATTGAATTCACCACACCGGCAATTCGTCCACAGAGATATTCGAGTAGAAAGAGCACCGATACACCTCAGCAGGCCTTGGCTCGGCGAGGCACACTATACGTCCTTTTTGTCGCGACTTCCGCCTACTTGTCGCTCTAGAGGTTTCCTctaagagaaaaaaaagtccGCGCAGGGGACAAAAGAACGCGTGCAGCAACGGAACTCTTTTTcattctcctttctctctttctgtctctctctgccgaagttgaagaagcgaaacgggAGGACCCGCCCCCGAGTGTCTGCCGTCCCTATTATCCCTGGAGTGACGGTCTTTGGGGGAAAACTATTTTTCCTGCACCTCCTCGAAAAACTGCTCTTTCAGAGAAATCAGAGAAACTGGGCACCTCGCGAATACGCACCAACTGTTTTCAGGAAGTCCGCAGTCGTCTGATTTCCAGGgattccttttttcttctctgccttcctggctgcatgcgcagatgCCCTCCACCCGCGAGACGCGACgggggcgaggagacggcaCGAGGAAACACGCTAAAATGTAGAGATTTAAAAAGCCTTTAGTCCAAATTCGTCCGAGCTCGAGAATGCAGGCTGGGGCTTCGAAAGAGGCGCTGTCGAAGGAGAAAATGCGACGAAACGCCAGACAGCCGAGACCGTGCAGCCTGCAAGGACCGTCGAGGCTGGCCAAAACTCGCTGAACAAattcctttctcccctttgAGTGAAGACAGCGAGTGAGTGAGTCCCGTATGAATCCTTTTTCTGTATGCGTTCGCCGTCAGTCCATGCATTAACTCCGGTCTCCCCTTCCAGAGAGGGGAGGCCCTGAGTCCGTCGACGCTCTCGGTCCTTCAGGTGACCTGCAGCGAATTTCGACCTCGACGGGGAAactcgaagacgacgagaaagcagaagaatcGCACAAGATGACGCTGCATTCAGAGCTCTGTGGACCTTgaggaggcgacgcgggTGGATTCCTTTACGAGCTGAACAAGCGGAAACTTCGAGTCGAGGTCTCCACGGCTCGAACTCTGGTGGAAACGCGAAGTACGAAAACCTCACGCGCTTCGAGGCCGTCTACGCATTTGCTGCTTGTCTTTGTTCTAGGTTTCTCACTCGGCAGCTCCCCCTCTGCGCAAGGATGGAGAAGCGAATCTTCTCAACTCGCCTTCCCCGTCTGTCCCCCCTGACATCTCGAacgcgctctcctctctttgcccttgtcttccttctcctctgcgctGCGCTGtgcatcttctccctcgctctgcGGCGTTCGTCGGCCGTCCGAACGCTCCATCTCGAGGCGTCGCTTGCGGCTGCTCACTCCTGTTCTTCGTTACTGTCTCCCGCCGCGCCTTTGCCGGGTCTGACGTCTTCTCCCGTCGACTGTGGGgcttcgcgtctgcctctctcgacgtcttccggtcctcttctctgttcttcttttccttctcgtgagaatgaagaagccgcgagcAAGCTCGCCTCTCACGGAAGACGCATGCGTGAGCTCCTGCTCCAAGCCGCCGCCCTGGACGACGCCAGAGTTCACTCGCTGCTGGAGTCTGCGGCCCGGATCTACGCGAGTCCGGAGCGTTCTCGGtcgctgcgagagagaaaccgacagagacagagcatgcgaagaggacgaactGCTGGCAAAGAGCAAAAGAGTCGAGCAGCGCGGGAGGCTGAAGTTCCGGACTgcgaaagaaacgcaaacCGCGACGATGCTGCGTTCGCGCGGCACGTCCCTCTCTTCGCCCTGACGAAGGGGGAGGAACGCGACGCGAGACAAGGTGAGCAGGAGAAGCCAAGGAGGGGAGGACGACGCGATGCGTCCATCTGGTCGTCGAAGCCTTCCCTGAGGTTCCTGCCCTTCTTCGTAGctaaagaaaagacagagacgagccAGGGAAGCCCAGCAGGGACGCGTCTCCCGTCTgcctgcttctcgcgctcgcCGGACCTTAGACCGTTTGCGAGAGCATCGGACGTGGAcccgcgaggagacagtccagaagaaggagaaacagagggagaggcaaccaagagcgaggaagacgaggacgacgcACTGTCGTTTCTTCAGCGTTTCGACTCGGACACTATGCAGAGGCAACTGCGGGAAAGACGAAAATGGAAGCCTCCCGCCGACGTCCGCGCTCTCCTTGAGTCGCCTCATCTCTTTGAAAAGCAGAACGCACTCTCAATGAGTTCTGCACTTGCTTCTGCAGGAGCCCATTCACCTGCCACTcacttctctcctgcttcttcttcttcctcttccatctcttcagcgtcttcttccgcgccattctccacctcctcttcttcttccgcttcttctgaaTCGCCTGCGTCCGCGACTCCCTCGTGGGCGGCGCTGGAAGCGGCTCGCGGGGCGCAGAGAGCTGCTGCGTCGACGGCGATTGTCGCGCGTCTCGTCAAATGCCAAGCCTGCGGGGGAGGCGCTTCGTCGCGGGAGGTATGGCATGCGTTCCCCGCGTCGGGCGTCTTCATTCACCCGTCCGGCCTCCTCGCCACCAACTTCCACGTCCTCGAGGCAGCCGAAGAgcgcgaagacgaaagagaagaacgagacggagaagaggagggagaaaaagagggagaagaagagggagacgaagagggagaagaagagggagacgaagagggagaaggagaggaaacgcgtggACGACATGAAGGCAATACAGAGGCACTGGAAGCGCGACATGAGCACgcaaacgagaagaagagacaggggcgAGATGACGCAGAGAAATCCGGAGGAAACCGCGGGAGGTTGCAGAGGGCCTCACGAGCGACAGAGCACCTTGCTCGAAAGTCAACGGGAAAACGAGCAAGGACCCCAGAACTGTTTGTTGTCATGGATCGCCGTGGCCGATGCTGGCCGATCAAAGAAGTTCTGGCAGCGGACGAGAGAACGGATTTAGCGCTTCTTCAAGTGGACTGGAATGGTCTCCTCGATGGGTTTTCCCTGTCGCCCGACTGCCTCCCGTCCGCCGGCTCTGCCATTGCTCCCACaggcctctctgtctctcaccctccctctccgctttcttcctcccggCAGTCGCAAGTCAGGCGTCACACCGGCCATCTCTCTGtcagtccttctctctttgatGCACACACCACCAAGAACGCCGAGACAGGCGCCCTGGGCGCTTCTCCACTGCCCCAGGCGCGTTTCGACAGCACACCGGACGCTCCCGTTGAAGCTCGAGGAGCCGCGGATCCTAAGAGTCACGGCCTCAGCACAAGCGAAGCGAGGACAGGCGAGAGGGGCGAcccagaagaaaacgtcTGGTCAGAAGGACTTGGAGAGAGTGACGACGTCGCATGGCTTCCGATCTCCCAACTGCCTGCAGCCGAGGGGGCTGCAATTTTCATTCCGAGTCACCCGGCAGGGCGCTTCTTTTCGCTCACGCAGGGCGTCGTCTCTCGTTACTTTGTGAGACACTCGAGAGGCTCAAGGCCGCAGGAGCATGCGGTCCCGAGCGTAGGTGAGACTTCGAGAGCAGAGCGCTGCACGGTTGGGGGCGTGACCTGCAAGAAAGAGGACCTCGAAAGCTGAGCCGCGAGAAGGCGGGGGAGAGTCTCTCCGCGGAGCCGGAATCCTCTTTATGTGCATAGACACCCAGTGTGCGAGACAGTTGAGGCTgacgaaacgagagagaaagacagaggacTGAGCTGGAGggcgcgcagagaagagaaataTGCGGAAATTCAACCAGAAGCATCAAAACGACacggaaaggcagaaaaaacagcgTGAAAACGAGTTTGTGGCTGAGGTCTGGGAGAACACTCTCAACAGAGTGCGCGTTCCGTTTCCGCTGAGAAATTGGTTTTTTCAGTACCCGCCAcgagtttcgtttttttctaacaggttatatatatatatatatgtttatatatatatatatatatgtttatatatcCGCCTGCACTTCCTCAGTCTCGCTCTAGTCACTGTGTCGTGGTTCCGCGAGTGCGCTCGacctctctgtcgttccGCAGGTCGTCGACAGCATTTTGCGTCTCATTTCACGTGACTGCTCTGACAGCTCAGAATCGGACCTTTGTGAGGAGAATCGACGTTTTCCATTTTTCGACTTTCCCCCTCCTGTTGTTGTCGTCTGACTCAGTCTTGGCAGTCACTGCAGACTTCGCCAGAGGGTCGAGCGGGGCGCCTGTGGTGCACGCAGCTTCAGGCGAGCTTCTGGGCATCGCGCAGAGCACTTCTTCGTTGTACTGTTCGCCTGCGGAGACGGAATCTGCGGCGCGAAAAGGAGCCgggaagaagctggagaagcggCGGTCGTCGTCGCTGTTCCAGTCGCGAGCTTCGGCCTCCGACAAGTCCGCGGAAGgcgcaagagaagaacagagagctTCGCGAGCTCGAGGCGCCAGCCCGCAACCAGGCTCCGCAGACGCGGAACAGGCCGCGCGAGCTCCAGGGGCGAGTGGAAGAGgcaagaaacaggagaagcaaacgaagaaTGGACAAGTGAAGAACTCGCGGGCGcgtgagacagagacacgcgaggaaaaggagagaggaggaggaggcgaaaacgaCGGGGGCGACCAACGGAGGAACCCTCTCCAGGTGAAAAGTAAGCGACGTGAAGGATGCGAGAGCCGGACACTGCAAATGGTCGTGAAGGCCTGCATCCCCAGTCTCTACCTTTTCGATTTACTCGAAGAACCGTAAGACGCTGTAAATGCGAGCGAGGCACCGAAACTGGAAAGCGGTGCACCAGACTCCACACAACAGGCGAGAGTGTGGGggagtctccttctgtctctttctctttctgtctttctctctgtgtgtataCCTCTACTTCGTATACGCAGGCCTCGGGCTCTTGCTGAATGAGTTCAGTTTCGTTGCTCTTCATTGTATGATCATACGCCTAGGCGAATGCGTggaacgcgggagaaacggGCAGGCCCGCGCTCGCAATACCACGCTGCCGTGGAGGCaccgacgcatgcgtctttGAACAATGCTCTTGTCGGCCGTGTGTGCCTTTTTTGAAAAACTCAAGTCCCAGCTGAGTGTTGTCAATCCAGATTTGCTTCCAGGGATTTCAgagcgtctctttcttgagACAACGCGATGGGCATTTCTGCCAAACGTGTAAATGCCGCCAACTGTCATGTTCCTTTTTAAAACCagttcttctgtttcagtgCGAAGGACTGCGCGTGCGTTTTCTGTCAGAGTCTGCGCCAAAAGTCCTTCTGTGGAATCGCATACCCAAGCCCCGGAGCTCTGGCGGTTGCTTGGAAGAACTCTGTGCATGCGGGACAGACGACGCatgggtgcatgcgcggttTCTGCACAGAGCGATGCCCGCTGTTCCTCAGAAAAAGCTTAAACATGTCACAGCTGCCGGCGACGCCTGGAGTGCTTCACACTCTCTCGACGCTGTGTCTGCCCAAGCAGACTTGTTTTCGTTAGGAAGGAGGGCGCAGCTTCACCGGATACATACGCAGAAATCGGCGCTATCAACTCACCGATTTCAGCTCGGAAAAAGAGCTCCTTCCTACGCTGCACAAATGCGCTGCAGGCGCGTGTGGAGACTCGACGAAATGCTTCACTGAACTTCTCTCGAAACGCCTGGCATTGGTGCCGGTTGCATCGGCCATACATACCGC
Protein-coding regions in this window:
- a CDS encoding hypothetical protein (encoded by transcript TGME49_226930), whose product is MDAGGRGGDWRERRRNIKREEEKKALVREKRRKIVGEKRQQLEVQGDCGSSPESRERRVSHPRNSRLTQTPKVERMGVEGQFDVPISRISNSTPREKASGASLSESQRSRKVAETSRGSQRSQEAAGTVSFSPGTRASPQQRWGCPLRGTARKKGAK
- a CDS encoding hypothetical protein (encoded by transcript TGME49_226925), which codes for MHNQFGKKTQLTFQLSWVIARRRKGLRTSVLACRETFSYGSALLHPSQTAPGSAVAEQISARTEAGTSPFEEFRKHKARRRFSTQTQQKGGSNKECQARQGMADASETASREEGQKEASFLRCHAAAVGVWLVLHALRKDALHPRDATGARRRHEETR
- a CDS encoding hypothetical protein (encoded by transcript TGME49_226920~Signal peptide predicted by SignalP 2.0 HMM (probability 0.992) with cleavage site probability 0.186 at residue 79~Predicted trans-membrane domain (TMHMM2.0):20-43); its protein translation is MEKRIFSTRLPRLSPLTSRTRSPLFALVFLLLCAALCIFSLALRRSSAVRTLHLEASLAAAHSCSSLLSPAAPLPGLTSSPVDCGASRLPLSTSSGPLLCSSFPSRENEEAASKLASHGRRMRELLLQAAALDDARVHSLLESAARIYASPERSRSLRERNRQRQSMRRGRTAGKEQKSRAAREAEVPDCERNANRDDAAFARHVPLFALTKGEERDARQGEQEKPRRGGRRDASIWSSKPSLRFLPFFVAKEKTETSQGSPAGTRLPSACFSRSPDLRPFARASDVDPRGDSPEEGETEGEATKSEEDEDDALSFLQRFDSDTMQRQLRERRKWKPPADVRALLESPHLFEKQNALSMSSALASAGAHSPATHFSPASSSSSSISSASSSAPFSTSSSSSASSESPASATPSWAALEAARGAQRAAASTAIVARLVKCQACGGGASSREVWHAFPASGVFIHPSGLLATNFHVLEAAEEREDEREERDGEEEGEKEGEEEGDEEGEEEGDEEGEGEETRGRHEGNTEALEARHEHANEKKRQGRDDAEKSGGNRGRLQRASRATEHLARKSTGKRARTPELFVVMDRRGRCWPIKEVLAADERTDLALLQVDWNGLLDGFSLSPDCLPSAGSAIAPTGLSVSHPPSPLSSSRQSQVRRHTGHLSVSPSLFDAHTTKNAETGALGASPLPQARFDSTPDAPVEARGAADPKSHGLSTSEARTGERGDPEENVWSEGLGESDDVAWLPISQLPAAEGAAIFIPSHPAGRFFSLTQGVVSRYFVRHSRGSRPQEHAVPSVVLAVTADFARGSSGAPVVHAASGELLGIAQSTSSLYCSPAETESAARKGAGKKLEKRRSSSLFQSRASASDKSAEGAREEQRASRARGASPQPGSADAEQAARAPGASGRGKKQEKQTKNGQVKNSRARETETREEKERGGGGENDGGDQRRNPLQVKSKRREGCESRTLQMVVKACIPSLYLFDLLEEP